A single genomic interval of Cellvibrio sp. PSBB023 harbors:
- a CDS encoding GspE/PulE family protein yields the protein MMNLASQKRIRIGDLLVEKNMISETQLQHALQEQKLTGRKLGATLVELGYVEENALLNLLSAQLHIPFVELKQFRFDRSLVQRLPETSARRYRVMLLREDVDGLLLGMADPTDIFCLDELQRLLQKNIKPAVVRESELLDILDIAYTRASEIATLAGELDEELQESALDLADFAVDATDSEAPVVKLLQKIFEEAINTKASDIHIEPDEKVLRIRTRIDGVLLEQVMNEKRIASALVVRLKLMSGMDISEKRLPQDGRFNLKVKHHNIDVRISTMPVQFGESVVMRLLDQTDGVRSLDTVGMPPHLIDRFRKAITRPHGLVLVTGPTGSGKTTTLYGALAELNKPEKKIITVEDPVEYRLPRISQVQLHEKIGLTFASVLRATLRQDPDILLVGEIRDAESAEIALRASMTGHMVLSTLHTNDAITSAMRLLDIGVDGYLVATALKAIVAQRLVRRICTSCIQPHSPDANEHQLLAVIGKGRDYSNVVFKKGTGCPRCHNTGYRGRIGVFEILELNQTMAEALRVNDINAFTRAANDVPDFITLSEAALAYAIDGLTTLDEVMSISAQVNEI from the coding sequence ATGATGAATCTCGCTTCGCAAAAACGTATTCGTATCGGCGACTTGTTGGTCGAAAAGAATATGATTTCCGAAACCCAGTTACAACATGCACTGCAGGAGCAAAAGCTCACGGGCAGAAAGCTGGGGGCAACCCTGGTGGAGTTGGGTTATGTAGAAGAAAATGCACTACTTAATCTCTTGTCTGCACAGTTGCATATTCCATTTGTCGAGTTAAAACAATTTCGTTTTGATCGCAGCTTGGTGCAGCGTTTGCCAGAGACGAGTGCGCGTCGCTACCGGGTAATGTTATTGCGCGAGGATGTTGATGGTTTATTGTTGGGCATGGCTGACCCAACAGATATTTTTTGTCTGGATGAATTGCAGCGCCTGTTGCAAAAAAATATCAAACCTGCGGTGGTACGTGAATCCGAGCTATTGGATATTCTCGATATCGCTTACACCCGCGCCAGTGAAATTGCCACCCTGGCCGGTGAACTGGATGAAGAGCTACAAGAATCGGCCCTGGATTTGGCTGATTTTGCAGTAGATGCAACCGACAGCGAAGCCCCCGTAGTAAAACTGCTGCAAAAAATATTTGAAGAGGCCATTAATACCAAAGCATCAGATATTCATATTGAACCCGATGAAAAAGTATTGCGTATTCGCACGCGTATCGATGGCGTCTTATTGGAGCAGGTGATGAATGAAAAGCGTATCGCTTCTGCGTTGGTGGTGCGCTTGAAACTGATGTCGGGTATGGATATTTCAGAAAAACGCTTGCCACAGGATGGCCGTTTCAACTTAAAAGTAAAACACCACAATATCGATGTGCGTATCTCCACCATGCCAGTGCAATTCGGCGAGTCAGTGGTTATGCGGTTGCTTGATCAAACTGATGGGGTGAGGTCCTTGGACACTGTGGGCATGCCGCCACATTTAATTGATCGTTTTCGCAAAGCCATTACGCGCCCCCATGGTTTGGTATTGGTTACCGGGCCAACCGGTAGCGGTAAAACCACAACACTTTACGGCGCGTTGGCCGAATTAAATAAACCGGAGAAAAAAATCATCACCGTGGAAGACCCGGTGGAATACCGGCTCCCGCGTATTAGTCAGGTACAACTGCATGAAAAAATCGGACTGACTTTTGCGAGCGTATTGCGCGCGACCTTGCGTCAAGACCCGGATATTTTATTGGTCGGCGAGATTCGCGATGCAGAATCAGCAGAAATTGCACTGCGTGCCTCCATGACCGGTCATATGGTGCTGTCTACACTGCATACCAACGATGCAATCACCTCTGCCATGCGTTTACTGGATATTGGTGTCGATGGTTATTTAGTAGCAACCGCATTGAAAGCCATAGTGGCACAGCGCTTGGTGCGGCGTATTTGCACCAGCTGTATTCAACCTCACTCGCCCGATGCTAACGAGCACCAGTTGTTGGCTGTGATTGGCAAGGGGCGCGATTACAGCAATGTGGTGTTTAAAAAGGGCACGGGTTGTCCCCGTTGTCATAACACCGGCTATCGCGGTCGTATTGGTGTATTTGAAATTCTTGAATTAAACCAGACCATGGCGGAAGCGTTGCGCGTAAATGATATTAATGCCTTTACGCGCGCAGCCAATGACGTGCCGGATTTTATAACCTTGAGTGAAGCGGCATTAGCCTATGCCATTGACGGGCTAACAACGCTGGATGAAGTCATGTCTATTTCAGCCCAGGTCAATGAAATCTAA
- a CDS encoding type II secretion system F family protein: MAMYEFKGRNTEGRLITGQLDASSPDAAVNQLLGRGITPVDINLFVEQLSFSERFARATNRGRVDKVELIMFCRQMHTITRAGIPLVKGLRGLSASLRNYTFQQALNDVVERLEAGVELSTAMRAHPKIFDNLFVSLVSVGENSGRLDLVFKQLSEYMERDLATIKSIKTALRYPSFVLIAISIAIVVINVKVIPAFAKLFSTFGAELPLPTRILIGISDFFVDYWLHLLVIIAAVVAWVYHYVRTPDGSRVWGRKKLRLIVIGDIIERASLARYARSFGLMLNAGLPLSNALELSARAVDNPYLGDKIRGIRAGVERGEGLFQTHLVSGMFTPLVLQMISVGEESGQVDALLAEVAAFYESEVEYDVKQLSDRIEPIMIVIMAGFVTVLALGIFLPMWDMYSIQK, translated from the coding sequence ATGGCCATGTATGAATTTAAAGGGCGCAATACAGAAGGGCGCCTGATTACCGGTCAGTTGGATGCCTCCAGTCCGGATGCTGCCGTCAATCAATTATTGGGGCGCGGTATTACACCGGTCGATATAAACCTGTTTGTTGAGCAGCTGAGTTTTTCCGAGCGCTTTGCGCGGGCAACCAATCGCGGGCGAGTGGATAAGGTGGAGCTGATTATGTTCTGCCGTCAAATGCACACCATTACCCGTGCCGGTATTCCATTGGTAAAAGGGTTGCGAGGTTTGTCGGCGTCACTGCGTAACTACACATTTCAGCAGGCATTAAATGATGTGGTTGAACGGTTGGAGGCTGGTGTTGAATTATCCACCGCTATGCGTGCGCACCCTAAAATTTTTGATAATTTATTTGTCAGCCTGGTCAGTGTTGGGGAAAATTCCGGTCGTTTGGATTTGGTGTTTAAGCAGCTCAGCGAATACATGGAACGCGACCTTGCCACCATCAAAAGCATTAAAACGGCGTTGCGTTATCCTTCTTTTGTATTGATCGCTATTAGTATCGCCATAGTAGTGATTAATGTAAAAGTGATTCCTGCCTTTGCGAAATTATTTTCTACGTTCGGCGCGGAGCTGCCTTTACCAACACGTATCCTAATTGGAATTTCTGATTTTTTTGTCGATTATTGGCTTCATTTATTGGTGATTATTGCAGCGGTAGTTGCCTGGGTATACCACTATGTGAGAACACCCGATGGTAGCCGGGTATGGGGGCGTAAAAAATTACGCTTGATAGTGATTGGAGATATTATCGAGCGCGCATCACTGGCGCGCTATGCCCGCTCATTTGGTTTAATGTTAAATGCGGGTTTACCTTTATCCAACGCATTGGAACTAAGTGCACGCGCGGTGGATAACCCTTACCTGGGCGATAAAATCCGCGGCATTCGTGCGGGCGTGGAGCGCGGTGAAGGGTTATTTCAAACCCATTTGGTCAGCGGCATGTTTACCCCCTTGGTCTTGCAAATGATTTCAGTCGGTGAAGAAAGTGGCCAGGTTGATGCGCTCCTGGCAGAGGTTGCTGCGTTCTATGAAAGTGAAGTGGAATACGATGTGAAACAACTCAGCGATCGTATTGAACCTATTATGATTGTCATCATGGCAGGGTTTGTTACGGTGCTGGCGCTGGGAATTTTCTTGCCCATGTGGGATATGTACAGCATCCAAAAATGA
- a CDS encoding type II secretion system protein → MKQQSGFTLIELIAVIVILGILAATALPRFVDLSTSARQATLQGVAGALGSASALNYANSIAANAGLQTSTAPVAVASCTDVGGLLEGGTLPAGMETSATTVTVGQTVVCTVSYTDTNLNPTTLPTFTAHGVTVTTTTP, encoded by the coding sequence ATGAAACAACAATCTGGTTTTACATTAATCGAGTTAATCGCTGTAATCGTTATTCTCGGGATTTTGGCGGCTACTGCATTGCCGCGTTTTGTGGATTTATCAACCTCGGCTCGCCAAGCTACCTTGCAAGGGGTTGCCGGAGCACTGGGTAGTGCATCAGCGCTCAATTACGCGAACAGCATTGCTGCTAACGCGGGCCTTCAGACCAGTACTGCACCAGTGGCTGTAGCATCATGCACCGATGTTGGCGGTTTGTTAGAAGGCGGAACTCTGCCAGCGGGTATGGAGACCAGTGCAACAACAGTTACTGTGGGGCAGACTGTTGTCTGTACCGTTAGTTATACAGATACCAACCTCAACCCAACCACACTGCCTACCTTTACCGCGCACGGCGTTACTGTGACAACCACAACTCCTTAA
- a CDS encoding type II secretion system protein, with product MKKAEQGFSLLELITVMILLGILSVTLFSRLGPVSTAAVQSGRDDIIAALFFAQQTAMMRSSGGNIVLQLTTHSVSVTENGQPIRVAADYYPLALPQGVSATPATFVFDKLGRTTANSITLTGSGNTAGTSAVIQVEASGYAYAN from the coding sequence ATGAAAAAAGCAGAGCAAGGTTTTTCGCTCCTTGAATTAATTACCGTAATGATTTTGCTCGGTATTCTTTCTGTCACGCTTTTTTCACGCTTGGGCCCTGTTAGCACAGCTGCAGTACAATCAGGCCGCGATGACATCATCGCGGCTTTATTTTTTGCGCAGCAAACAGCCATGATGCGTAGCAGTGGTGGCAATATAGTGCTCCAACTAACCACTCATTCAGTCAGTGTTACAGAGAATGGCCAGCCTATTCGGGTTGCTGCTGATTACTATCCGCTTGCTTTACCACAAGGGGTAAGCGCAACTCCAGCCACCTTTGTGTTCGACAAATTAGGTCGCACAACGGCAAATAGCATTACGCTCACCGGTTCCGGTAATACGGCAGGAACATCCGCCGTCATTCAGGTGGAGGCCAGTGGTTATGCCTACGCCAACTAA
- a CDS encoding MSHA biogenesis protein MshD, giving the protein MPTPTKSIPRGVSLIELIVFMVVVSIALIALVGVYRQATINNADPVIRLRALESAQSLLDEVIALRYDAATPVGGIPACRNTCTNAPDGNMDDVDDYHNFNDEPYTGYRRSVSVTTANNIKLVTVSVTTPTGETFLLSAERANF; this is encoded by the coding sequence ATGCCTACGCCAACTAAATCGATTCCTCGGGGTGTCAGCCTTATTGAGCTGATTGTATTTATGGTGGTTGTCAGTATCGCGCTAATAGCGTTGGTCGGTGTTTATCGCCAGGCGACCATTAATAATGCCGATCCTGTGATTCGTTTGCGTGCCTTGGAATCTGCACAATCCCTGTTGGATGAAGTTATCGCCCTTAGATATGACGCTGCCACTCCCGTTGGTGGTATTCCCGCTTGCCGTAATACATGCACCAACGCGCCTGATGGCAATATGGATGATGTAGATGATTACCACAATTTTAACGATGAGCCATACACCGGCTATCGGCGCAGTGTGAGCGTAACAACGGCGAACAATATTAAGTTGGTGACGGTGAGTGTCACCACGCCGACGGGTGAAACGTTTTTATTATCTGCAGAGCGAGCAAATTTTTAA
- a CDS encoding type II secretion system protein, with protein MQHASGVIEPARIAGQRGFTLVELVAVMVILSIIAAIGVGFVVRATESYQSTQTRALLVNTARQSIERMTRQLRGALPHSVRTTNAGQCLQFMPIAAGGNYFNSVPDRQNEQGGSSTILASPVAVDFGSARHVAIGAMSSGEIYGASPVSLAGYVNYVAGNLQLSAAKQWQRNSISKRFYLLDNAQAFCVVGNELRFYSGIEPQEDGVNLSSGFDILARGVAVVDGTDPFVLASGAENRNALVTITLDYSKGGETINYTQRVFIRNVP; from the coding sequence ATGCAGCATGCGTCTGGTGTGATAGAGCCAGCCCGCATCGCTGGGCAGCGCGGGTTTACCTTGGTTGAGCTAGTGGCGGTGATGGTGATTTTATCAATCATCGCTGCAATCGGTGTTGGCTTTGTTGTGCGTGCAACCGAGTCCTACCAGAGCACCCAAACCCGCGCACTATTGGTGAATACGGCGCGGCAATCTATTGAGCGCATGACCCGCCAATTGCGCGGCGCATTACCCCATTCTGTGCGCACAACAAATGCGGGTCAGTGCTTACAATTTATGCCCATCGCGGCAGGTGGCAATTATTTCAACTCCGTACCTGACCGACAAAATGAACAGGGTGGTTCTTCAACTATTCTTGCATCGCCTGTTGCGGTGGATTTTGGTAGTGCTCGCCACGTTGCTATTGGTGCGATGAGTAGTGGTGAGATTTATGGTGCATCTCCTGTGTCCTTGGCAGGCTACGTTAATTATGTGGCTGGCAATTTACAATTGTCCGCAGCAAAACAATGGCAACGAAACTCCATCAGTAAACGTTTTTATTTGTTGGATAACGCCCAGGCGTTTTGTGTTGTGGGTAATGAATTGCGTTTTTATAGCGGCATAGAACCACAGGAGGACGGTGTTAATCTCAGCAGCGGGTTCGACATTCTTGCGCGTGGTGTTGCTGTGGTTGATGGTACTGATCCATTTGTGCTTGCCAGCGGTGCAGAGAATCGCAACGCGCTGGTTACCATCACCTTGGATTACTCCAAGGGGGGGGAAACCATTAATTACACCCAGCGGGTTTTTATTCGCAATGTTCCCTAA
- a CDS encoding pilus assembly PilX N-terminal domain-containing protein has translation MFPNTPLLQPLNSQRGFLLPLALFIIVVMSVLALTISRTATQTQSAAVQELISLQSFYAAESGAQRGMKALFFDVNNNRQAADAVCANMNLSPSYSGVAGLSTCTVTVSCSCRYRNGNDCAPATTTNYTPAPAIDVLTSFYTITSIAACGQHEYRAERTIQAGAYMEQE, from the coding sequence ATGTTCCCTAATACACCACTACTACAGCCACTCAATTCCCAGCGCGGTTTTTTGTTACCGCTGGCGCTATTTATTATTGTGGTAATGAGTGTGTTAGCGCTGACTATTTCCCGTACAGCCACACAAACACAAAGTGCTGCTGTGCAAGAGTTAATTAGCTTGCAAAGCTTTTATGCCGCAGAGAGTGGCGCCCAACGCGGGATGAAAGCCTTATTCTTCGATGTGAATAACAACCGTCAGGCAGCAGATGCTGTATGTGCGAATATGAATCTTAGTCCAAGCTATAGCGGTGTGGCGGGTCTGAGTACTTGCACTGTGACGGTTAGCTGTAGCTGCCGTTACCGAAATGGCAATGATTGCGCACCTGCGACTACTACAAACTACACACCTGCACCGGCAATTGATGTGCTGACGAGCTTTTATACCATCACCAGCATTGCTGCTTGCGGGCAGCATGAATATCGTGCAGAGCGCACTATTCAGGCGGGTGCTTATATGGAGCAGGAGTAA
- a CDS encoding DUF6701 domain-containing protein yields MNFLIAIALLTWKRVGRYYALLLLAFGFSSLSYAATYNLSNGQYPPCNTSWSVSGTTYTCTGNGRVSLANGDVLTANTTITISANDGFSLNNNTIGSTANNINLVSSYGSIQSSNTNSVFGSISSGSGTISLTNTTVTGTITTGGNINLSGGSVSGKVTSNNNTITTNGTNLSGGAQAQSGMSFTGGTLAGSFVMTSNNQLTMSGVTMTSGSISGASTVTIQNGSQLGSASSSITISSNSGPITVNNSIVHGSLTAPSYSTVNVTNSGTVYGTCLPNSTPANACNSAPPVCTTGLLGGLTGSHYNNINLSGNPVGTRVDTSVDFDWGAGSSGVSGVNSNQFSVRWTGRLRAPATGNYRFQTVSDDGVRLWINNQLIINNWGDHGATTDTSATVALQAGYAYDVRLEYYENNGQAVIRLLWSTPGSATFTTLGTAADPNYSTANYCEVPVANCNNGFVGSATGQYFNNNSLSGSPAATRQDNIIDFDWGTGGPGVAGVGSDDFSVRWNATLKVDVTGSYQFQTLSDDGVRLWVNNQQIINNWTDHSVTTDTSAAITLTAGQTYPLRMEFYERGGYAVASLRWRRPGDSSFLPVSGCPAKVHHYGISHSGSGITCMAEPITISAYDAAGTLVAPESGTKVDLSTAPATGSWVSSSYIFSGTESSFIAYLRQTTAAILNINVTDGAAVEDPGRDPSISFLNTGLKFYNASNSNLPIANQRAGVTATTPVLRSIRTNTDTGACEARVTGTRTVNVGYECVNPATCVANQTLTLQGASIAANNQSSSSNFTPVSLTFNNNGEAPIPFTYSDVGQIRLHASLPLTTSGNNPAITLRGSSDNFVVKPDRLAVSLVQKSNGTSNPGKTNEAGAAAGFVAAGEAFRVVVQAQNANQQPTPNFGRETASENNILLKEFALVHPVGAGTTLTPLLNGTAGSFGVTTPQGSFENNNLRWKQVGSLTLRPELADNDYLGAGAPTYVVSDTLGRFYPDRFALASASLANSCNNTFSYMSQEALPLNYVLQAEDADGAVVSNYGASYGTLPTLGYVAENANAANGAVLGPRFIETATKNWASGRLQVGTNATFSRATVPDGPFADLNVGLTLTDSFDARELKAKNMNALTTDTCSGAGCTAVKLNAMPLNLRYGRLRLDDAFGSGAANLPVKFFTEHWIGNRFVRNLDDNCTQILRSTVTYNDKNILDPANLTVGLNGGSTTGNYGAMSATDINFTNGDANHFFSAPGAEVVGSFVVSVDLTSTPWLRFDWNTSGKVPTNAECSSGIPETEKTDCRIRANIGFGDYRGHDRIIYWREIFN; encoded by the coding sequence ATGAATTTTTTGATTGCTATCGCACTGCTGACCTGGAAAAGAGTAGGGCGCTATTACGCGTTACTTTTGCTGGCATTCGGCTTTTCAAGCCTAAGTTATGCTGCCACTTATAATCTGAGCAATGGGCAATATCCACCCTGTAATACCAGTTGGAGTGTTTCCGGCACAACTTATACCTGTACTGGTAATGGCCGCGTTTCGCTGGCAAACGGCGATGTGCTCACCGCTAATACAACAATTACTATTTCCGCAAACGATGGTTTTTCTCTAAACAATAATACGATTGGTTCTACGGCCAACAATATTAATCTGGTCTCCAGTTATGGCTCCATCCAATCGTCCAATACCAACTCGGTTTTTGGTTCTATCTCCAGTGGTAGCGGCACTATCTCTTTAACCAACACCACAGTAACAGGCACTATTACAACCGGTGGTAATATCAATTTAAGCGGTGGCAGTGTCAGCGGAAAAGTAACCAGCAATAACAATACGATCACTACTAACGGCACTAATTTAAGTGGTGGTGCACAAGCGCAATCCGGTATGAGTTTTACTGGCGGTACACTTGCCGGCAGTTTTGTGATGACATCCAACAATCAGCTCACCATGAGCGGCGTGACAATGACGTCCGGCAGTATTTCAGGGGCGAGTACTGTCACTATTCAAAATGGTAGCCAATTGGGATCGGCTTCTTCATCCATCACTATTAGCAGTAATAGTGGGCCGATTACTGTGAATAATTCAATCGTTCATGGAAGTTTAACGGCACCCAGCTACTCCACTGTTAATGTAACAAATAGTGGTACGGTTTACGGAACATGTTTACCCAATTCTACGCCAGCTAATGCCTGTAATTCTGCTCCGCCTGTGTGTACAACCGGGTTGCTTGGCGGACTTACCGGCAGTCACTACAACAATATTAATTTGTCAGGCAATCCTGTTGGTACGCGTGTTGATACCAGTGTAGATTTTGATTGGGGGGCTGGTTCATCGGGCGTGAGCGGTGTGAATAGCAATCAGTTTTCAGTGCGATGGACCGGGCGATTGCGTGCACCTGCAACAGGCAATTACCGCTTTCAAACCGTTTCTGATGATGGCGTCAGGTTGTGGATTAACAATCAGCTAATTATTAATAATTGGGGCGATCATGGTGCTACGACTGATACCAGCGCAACTGTTGCATTGCAAGCGGGATACGCTTACGACGTTCGTTTGGAATACTACGAAAATAATGGCCAGGCAGTAATTCGGTTGCTGTGGAGTACTCCCGGCTCGGCAACCTTTACCACCCTGGGCACAGCGGCAGATCCAAACTACAGCACGGCTAATTATTGCGAAGTACCTGTAGCAAACTGCAACAATGGTTTTGTGGGCAGTGCTACCGGGCAATATTTTAATAACAACAGTTTATCCGGCTCTCCTGCGGCTACGCGTCAGGACAACATTATTGATTTTGACTGGGGAACCGGTGGGCCGGGTGTTGCTGGTGTGGGTAGTGACGATTTTTCCGTGCGTTGGAATGCGACACTCAAAGTCGATGTGACTGGCAGTTATCAATTTCAAACCCTCAGTGATGATGGGGTTCGGCTCTGGGTCAACAATCAACAGATTATTAATAATTGGACGGATCATTCGGTCACTACCGATACCAGTGCGGCCATTACTCTCACTGCAGGACAAACTTATCCCCTGCGTATGGAGTTTTACGAACGCGGTGGTTATGCGGTTGCATCACTGCGTTGGCGACGCCCGGGCGATTCCAGTTTCCTGCCAGTTTCCGGTTGTCCTGCAAAAGTACATCACTACGGCATATCGCACAGTGGCAGTGGAATAACCTGCATGGCAGAGCCAATTACCATTAGCGCCTACGATGCAGCGGGCACATTGGTAGCACCGGAGAGTGGCACAAAAGTCGATCTCTCCACGGCACCGGCAACCGGGAGCTGGGTTTCCTCTTCCTATATATTTTCGGGTACAGAATCTTCATTTATCGCCTATTTACGTCAAACGACAGCAGCAATATTGAATATCAATGTAACCGACGGTGCTGCCGTAGAAGATCCGGGGCGAGACCCGTCAATCAGTTTTTTAAATACGGGTTTGAAGTTTTATAACGCATCCAATAGCAATCTCCCTATTGCTAATCAGCGTGCAGGTGTGACGGCGACGACACCGGTATTGCGTTCGATCAGAACCAACACAGACACTGGCGCCTGTGAAGCGCGGGTAACTGGAACACGTACGGTCAATGTGGGTTATGAGTGCGTCAACCCAGCCACCTGTGTTGCGAATCAAACCCTGACGTTGCAGGGCGCTTCCATCGCAGCCAATAACCAATCCAGCAGTAGCAATTTCACCCCGGTGTCATTGACGTTTAATAACAATGGTGAGGCCCCCATTCCTTTTACTTACAGTGATGTCGGGCAAATCCGTTTGCATGCATCGCTACCACTGACCACATCGGGTAATAACCCGGCGATTACCCTGCGTGGCAGCAGTGATAATTTTGTGGTTAAACCCGATAGGCTGGCCGTGAGTCTGGTACAGAAATCCAATGGCACCAGCAATCCCGGCAAAACCAATGAAGCGGGAGCTGCTGCCGGCTTTGTTGCTGCTGGCGAAGCATTTCGGGTTGTTGTACAAGCGCAAAATGCCAATCAACAACCCACTCCGAATTTTGGGCGAGAGACGGCAAGTGAAAATAATATTTTATTAAAAGAATTTGCCCTCGTGCATCCTGTGGGGGCCGGTACCACATTAACGCCACTCCTTAATGGCACAGCGGGAAGTTTTGGTGTCACGACCCCCCAAGGCAGTTTTGAAAATAATAATCTACGTTGGAAGCAGGTAGGCAGTTTGACACTGCGCCCGGAATTGGCTGACAACGATTATCTGGGCGCAGGTGCGCCAACTTACGTGGTGAGCGATACACTAGGGCGCTTCTACCCTGATCGTTTCGCATTGGCATCCGCCTCGCTTGCCAATAGCTGTAATAACACATTTTCTTACATGTCTCAGGAGGCACTGCCCCTGAATTATGTATTGCAGGCAGAGGATGCGGATGGGGCTGTTGTCAGCAATTATGGTGCAAGCTACGGCACGTTACCAACGCTGGGCTATGTAGCGGAAAATGCCAATGCAGCGAATGGAGCAGTGTTGGGCCCTCGTTTTATTGAAACAGCAACAAAAAACTGGGCGTCAGGTCGCTTGCAGGTCGGGACTAATGCGACCTTTTCCCGTGCGACAGTGCCTGACGGCCCTTTTGCTGATTTGAATGTTGGTTTAACACTGACCGATAGCTTTGATGCACGTGAACTAAAAGCAAAAAATATGAATGCGCTTACCACAGACACTTGTTCAGGCGCTGGTTGCACGGCAGTTAAATTAAATGCAATGCCACTCAATTTGCGCTATGGTCGCTTACGCCTGGATGACGCCTTTGGTTCTGGTGCTGCTAATTTGCCGGTGAAGTTTTTCACCGAACACTGGATTGGCAATCGATTTGTAAGAAATCTGGATGATAATTGCACGCAAATTCTTCGCAGTACAGTGACCTATAACGACAAGAATATTTTAGATCCGGCCAATTTGACCGTTGGGCTTAACGGTGGTTCTACTACCGGTAATTATGGTGCTATGAGTGCAACGGATATTAATTTCACTAATGGCGATGCCAATCATTTTTTCTCCGCTCCAGGTGCTGAGGTGGTGGGAAGTTTTGTTGTCAGTGTGGATTTAACAAGCACACCCTGGCTGCGGTTTGATTGGAACACTAGCGGAAAAGTGCCAACCAATGCTGAGTGTTCATCGGGTATACCGGAAACTGAAAAAACCGATTGCAGGATAAGGGCAAATATTGGGTTTGGCGACTATCGCGGTCATGACCGCATTATTTATTGGCGTGAAATTTTTAATTAA
- a CDS encoding DUF2721 domain-containing protein, with the protein MEMTITTPSLLFPAISLLMLAYTNRFVTLANVIRQLSSMENAPSKDLVIRQIENLRIRMTVIRLMQAFGVLSFVFCTLSMFSLLLAFQVAGMYLFAASLLLLVLSLLFSFYEVNISTKAINIELEKFNAVLKKHKHD; encoded by the coding sequence ATGGAAATGACCATTACCACTCCCAGTTTATTGTTCCCGGCTATCTCATTGTTGATGCTTGCTTACACCAATCGATTTGTTACTTTAGCTAATGTGATTCGCCAACTCAGCAGTATGGAAAATGCGCCTTCCAAAGATTTGGTGATCCGTCAAATTGAAAACTTGCGTATACGTATGACAGTGATTCGTTTAATGCAGGCGTTTGGGGTGCTGTCATTTGTGTTTTGCACCTTGTCTATGTTTTCGCTGTTGTTGGCGTTTCAGGTGGCGGGCATGTATTTGTTTGCGGCAAGTTTATTGCTGTTGGTGTTGTCTCTGTTGTTTTCGTTTTATGAAGTCAACATATCCACCAAAGCGATCAATATTGAGCTTGAAAAATTCAATGCCGTGCTAAAAAAGCACAAGCACGATTAG
- a CDS encoding glycine cleavage system protein R, with translation MNTQLVLTVICDDRPGVVELLAHTISQHHGNWLESRMAHLAGKFAGILQVAVSDAHQAELRTALSQLADKGLKIVIEDAITISKPDCREFSFSVVGNDRPGIVREIAQAFAARHINMGELETACSSMPWSGEPLFEATGVIEVPKAVDMNELYDYLDKIADELAVDIRLESSTER, from the coding sequence GTGAATACACAACTTGTATTAACTGTTATCTGCGACGATCGCCCTGGCGTGGTTGAGCTGCTGGCTCACACCATTAGCCAACACCATGGCAATTGGCTGGAAAGCCGTATGGCGCATTTGGCTGGCAAATTCGCGGGGATCTTGCAGGTAGCGGTCAGCGATGCACATCAAGCGGAGCTGCGTACCGCCCTGAGTCAACTGGCAGACAAAGGCCTTAAAATCGTTATCGAGGATGCTATTACCATCAGCAAACCCGACTGCCGTGAATTCAGCTTCAGTGTTGTCGGCAATGATCGGCCCGGCATAGTACGCGAAATCGCGCAAGCCTTCGCCGCTCGCCATATTAACATGGGTGAGCTGGAAACGGCGTGTTCCAGTATGCCTTGGTCCGGTGAGCCGCTGTTTGAGGCAACCGGCGTGATTGAAGTCCCCAAGGCAGTGGATATGAATGAGCTTTACGATTATTTGGATAAGATTGCCGATGAGCTGGCCGTTGATATACGCCTGGAATCGTCCACTGAGCGATAA
- a CDS encoding YheU family protein — MCEPAFLQRDKQMIIPYEQLSSDALQGLIEEFITREGTDYGVEEVSLNTKVDQVKQLLKRREVVVVFDFTTESASLLTRRDAELVQQNNTVD, encoded by the coding sequence ATGTGTGAGCCAGCATTTTTACAGCGAGACAAGCAGATGATTATTCCCTATGAACAATTATCGAGCGATGCTCTGCAAGGATTGATAGAGGAGTTTATTACCCGCGAAGGCACTGATTACGGGGTAGAGGAAGTGTCGCTCAATACTAAGGTGGATCAGGTTAAGCAGTTATTAAAGCGACGCGAAGTCGTAGTGGTGTTTGATTTTACAACCGAGTCTGCCAGCTTACTGACGCGTCGCGATGCAGAACTTGTGCAACAGAACAACACTGTCGATTAA